A region from the Brevibacterium paucivorans genome encodes:
- a CDS encoding NYN domain-containing protein, with protein sequence MRAITTAILVDGGFYRQRALRLFGKKTPEDRAKELAEYCRRHIAASQACLYRVFYYDCPPSEKVVFHPLTGEHVNLAKSDQYRWVRSFHQQLVRKRKFAFRRGEELESQNHFSLKYDKLKILCSGKISVSDLKPEDFDLDITQKGVDMRIRLDIASLAERRLVNQIVMISGDSDFVPAAKHARRSGIDFILDPMWAKITDSLNEHIDGIRECVRAEPQNRNDPLHVEYRSESGKSELDTCEDDY encoded by the coding sequence ATGCGTGCAATCACGACCGCAATTTTGGTTGATGGTGGGTTCTACAGACAGCGTGCATTAAGACTGTTCGGAAAAAAGACGCCCGAAGACCGCGCCAAAGAGCTTGCAGAGTACTGCCGTCGCCATATTGCAGCATCCCAAGCATGCTTGTATCGAGTCTTCTATTACGACTGCCCGCCGTCAGAGAAAGTGGTTTTTCATCCACTGACTGGGGAACACGTCAATTTGGCGAAAAGCGATCAATACAGGTGGGTTCGATCGTTTCATCAGCAGCTCGTGCGGAAGCGAAAGTTTGCTTTCCGGCGGGGTGAAGAGCTTGAGTCGCAAAATCACTTTTCACTCAAGTACGACAAACTGAAAATACTCTGCAGTGGCAAAATTTCAGTTTCTGATCTGAAACCTGAAGACTTTGATTTGGATATCACGCAAAAAGGCGTTGATATGCGAATCCGTTTAGACATTGCTTCACTTGCTGAACGGAGACTGGTCAATCAGATTGTCATGATTTCCGGCGATAGCGATTTTGTTCCTGCTGCCAAGCATGCGCGTCGCTCCGGAATTGACTTCATTCTGGATCCAATGTGGGCCAAGATTACTGACAGCTTGAACGAACACATTGATGGAATCCGAGAGTGCGTCCGTGCCGAACCACAGAATCGCAACGACCCGCTCCACGTTGAGTATCGTTCTGAGTCTGGCAAGTCTGAATTAGACACGTGTGAAGATGACTACTAA